GATTCCGTCGGTCGCGTGCCTGGTGATTTATCTTTCCTCGTCGCTCATCCACTTTCTGCAAACGGATTCGGAAAAGCGCCACATCCGCGGCGCGTTCAGCCGCTACCTCGCGCCGGCCATCGTGGCGGAACTGGCCAATAATCCGGACCGCCTGCGTCTGGGCGGCGAAATGAAAGAGATGAGCCTTTTGTTCGCGGACATTCGCGGCTTCACCACGCTTTCCGAGCGCTTCGAGCCCGAAGAGCTCACGCATTTCATGAACCGCTTTCTCACGCCCATGACCGAGATCATCCTGCAGCACAAAGGCACCATCGACAAATACATGGGCGACTGCATCATGGCGTTCTGGAACGCGCCGCTCGACGATCCGGAGCACCGCGCGCATGCCTGCCGCGCCGCGCTGGAAATGCAGGCGCATCTGGTGAAGTGGAACGCGGAGCTTGAAAAAGAAACAGCGGCCGGCGCCAAAAATTTCGGCGCCGTCAAACTGGGCATCGGCCTCAACACGGGCCGGTGCTGCGTGGGAAACATGGGCTCGGACCAGCGCTTCGACTATTCGGCCATGGGCGACGCCGTGAACCTGGCTTCGCGCCTGGAAAGCCTTTCACGCAATTACGGCGTGGAAATTCTGGCGGGAGAGAACACGCGGGACAATCTTCCGGGCTTTTGCTTTCTGGAAGTCGACACCGTGCGCGTCAAAGGCAAGACCAAGCCCGCTCGCCTCTTCGCGCTTCTCGGAGACGCTTCCCTCGAAAACGCCCCGGGCTTTACGTCCCTGAAATCAAAGCACGCGCAGATGCTCGCGGCCTACCGCAGCCAGTCCTGGAAAGAAGCGCTCGCCCTGGCCCGGGAACTCAAGGGCATGAAAATTCCGGGCCTCGAGCTGGAAATGCTGTACGCGCTTTATGCTCAGAGGATCGAACAGTACGCGGCGGTTTCTCCGGGACAGGATTGGGACGGCGTGACGATCGCGATGTCGAAATAGCCGGACGGCTAGATCGAAATCGAAACGCTGGGCGTGGGTGACGGCTGCACGGAAGTTTCCATGTATTGCTTCCGCAGATCCTCGTTGGCGGCATCGTGGGAAGACTCCCGGATGTCCTTTTCGAGATCCACCGTCATTTGGTCGATCTGGCGCGTGCTGCTGCTCGTATCAAGAGCATCGGATGAAGCCCGGTAATCTTTCGAGATATCCCCGCTGTCCATCTTGAAGGCTTCTTCCCCGCCAAGGCCGCCCTCGAAAGAATCTTCCGTGTAATCCGCGCGGGTTTCCGGCATGTCCATCTCTCCAAGCGAAGACGTTCCTGAGTCTTTCATGTCCGTCGTGGTGTCCGTCATGCGCGTGGAATCCATCGTTTCCGGAGCTTTCATGTCGGTCGTCCTCATGTCGGCCGGGGCCTTCGTCGACGACGCCATGCTGCCGCTCGAGTCACGGCCGTCCGGCGCCTTGTTGGCGGCCGTCCGTGACGTGTCTTTGGACCCGTCGTCCGCTTTCCGGGTTTCGGCTTTGGTATCGCGCGCGGATTCACTTTTCGCGCTATCCTGCTGCGGTTCCTTTTTCTCTTCCTGAACCATGAGAGGGCTGATCATCTCCTGGATGCGCTCGGCCGGAAATTCGAAGGCGGGCGTCGGAGGAACGTTGAGGCCTTCGATCACCGTGCCGTAGCCGGCCTTGGTCACGTCCACACTGACCGTCTCGCCGTCGACTTCATTACTCACCGCAATCGCGCCTACATGCTCGCCGGAAGTCGTCTTGTCGCCGGGGCCCAAAAGAAGAATCTCCGAATGAAAGCCGTTCACCTGGCCGCAGAAGATAGTGCCGCGGATGCCGACGGAACCGGCGGGCAGCTTGATCTCGACGTTCTTCGGATTCTTTTTGCCGATCTTACCCGTGACTTCGCGGAAGGCGCCCGCCAGGATGCTTGCCGCGACTTTGCCGTCGTGGGTCTGGGGGTCGTAAACAAATTCATCGATGACGATGCGGCTGTTAGGGCCGATCGTAAAAACGGATTCGTCCATCAAAAGGATCTGCAGCTGGCCCTTGTCGTCGGTTCGGACTTCGTCGCCGAGGTAGACGGGCTCGCCGCTCTGGACCACGCGTCCGACCTTTTCCGAGGAAGCAATCTCGACCGTGCCGCGCGCCGCGGCGATCACGCCCACCTGCGCGGCCGGAGGCAGCGGCGCGTTCATGGACGTCTGGGCAAAGCCCCAGGGCAGGGCCGCCAGGCCAAGCAAAAGCCCGTAAAAGAGCGTCTTTTTGTTCATATTTAAAAGGTAGTTCTATGCGGGAAGGAAGTCAAAGGCGGGAGCCCGTGGACACAAAGATGATAGAAAGAACACTTTTTAAAGCGCTAGGACCCTATGAAAACCCTTGGGAGAGAAGGCTTAGGAGTTGATGGAGGGGTGAAAAGAGGCTAACTCTGGCCCGGGACCCGGTCGCCCACGCCGGAACCTTCGACGGTGGAAACGCTTTTGGTCACGGTCACGTCGGCGATGGCCGCCTGGGCCACGTTCCCGGAAGCATTCGCAAGGACGATCGTCACGTCGGCCGAACAGCCCGTGCAGGGCGTCGGGGCGGTGCTGTCGAGCAGTCCCGAAAAATCGAAGATGCCGTATCCGGCCAGCCCCTGGTCAAACGGGGTTGTGGGAATGTTGAACTGGAAATTGGTGTTCGAATTAATCGTGCCGGCATGGCCGGTGATTTTCGAGCCGCCGCCGCCGATCGTACGCGCTCCAAAGTCGATGTTCATGGCAAAAGTAAAATCGCCGTCATCGGTCGTACCGCTGAAGAGATCGCCCGTGAATCCGTATTTGAATTGGCCGGTTTCGATACGAGACAAATCGTCTATCGAGGTCAGGCCGTCGAGGAGCTCCAAAGAGTCGTCCGCGGCGTCCTGCGTCGCCTTGTCGGACTCCTGGCTCAAAGCCTCTCCGGTATCGCTGATGACGTCGAAGTCCAGGGCCTGATCCGCGGCGATAAACGTATCCTGGCCCGCCTGCTCCGTGGCTGAACCTTTTTGGGCCGTTTCAGGAGCCGCGTTCGAAGGCGAAGAACTTTGCGATCCCTGCGAGTCTTTCTCTTCCTGCTGCGGCGGGGGCTGATTCAACGATGTCGTCATCTGATTGATTTGCTCATCGCTGAAGCGGTAGGACGGAAGCGGCGCCTGGTTTTCCCCGGGGATTTCGGAACCGAATCCGGACTTGTTCACGATCGACTCTTTCATCTGGCCGTTCACTTCGTTGCGCACGGCGATCTCCCCTTTCCGGTGCGCGGTATTGTTGTTTTCGCCCGGGCCCAGGAGAAGCAGCGTGGAGTGCAGACCCTGGACGTTGCCGTAAAGCATGGTGCCGCGGATACCGACCTCACCCGAAGGAAGCTTGACGCCGATTCTCTTGGGATCTTTGTGCGCGATGTTGCCGGTGACGAGGCGGAACACGCCTTTGAGGATGCGGGCGTCGATTTTACCGTCATGGGTCTTGGGATCATAGACAAATTCGTCGATGACGATGCTGCTGTCAGGCCCGATGGTGAAAACCGTTTCATCCAGCAGCAGGATCTGGAGCGTCGAGTCCGGCCCCGTGGTCACGGCATCGCCGAGATAAACGGTTTCGCCGCTGGAAACGATGCGTCCGACTTTGCCGTCCGGCACGATCTCGACTTTCCCTTTCACGACAGCCACGATGCCCACCGCAGGGCCGGCCGGGGCCGGAACCGTTGCGGGCTGAGGCAGGGCCGTGACGGGTCCGGGAAGGGTCTGGGCGTACAAGGCATGCACCATGAGAAAAGCGGAACAGAGGACGGCGGCGATCTTCAGCTTCATAAGGTCAGAATTCCCATTTCTTCGTCAGCATGCCCTGCATTTTGTTGTTGCGGTAAGTATAGTTGGTAACGT
The window above is part of the Verrucomicrobiia bacterium genome. Proteins encoded here:
- a CDS encoding FecR domain-containing protein, whose product is MKLKIAAVLCSAFLMVHALYAQTLPGPVTALPQPATVPAPAGPAVGIVAVVKGKVEIVPDGKVGRIVSSGETVYLGDAVTTGPDSTLQILLLDETVFTIGPDSSIVIDEFVYDPKTHDGKIDARILKGVFRLVTGNIAHKDPKRIGVKLPSGEVGIRGTMLYGNVQGLHSTLLLLGPGENNNTAHRKGEIAVRNEVNGQMKESIVNKSGFGSEIPGENQAPLPSYRFSDEQINQMTTSLNQPPPQQEEKDSQGSQSSSPSNAAPETAQKGSATEQAGQDTFIAADQALDFDVISDTGEALSQESDKATQDAADDSLELLDGLTSIDDLSRIETGQFKYGFTGDLFSGTTDDGDFTFAMNIDFGARTIGGGGSKITGHAGTINSNTNFQFNIPTTPFDQGLAGYGIFDFSGLLDSTAPTPCTGCSADVTIVLANASGNVAQAAIADVTVTKSVSTVEGSGVGDRVPGQS
- a CDS encoding FecR domain-containing protein, whose product is MNKKTLFYGLLLGLAALPWGFAQTSMNAPLPPAAQVGVIAAARGTVEIASSEKVGRVVQSGEPVYLGDEVRTDDKGQLQILLMDESVFTIGPNSRIVIDEFVYDPQTHDGKVAASILAGAFREVTGKIGKKNPKNVEIKLPAGSVGIRGTIFCGQVNGFHSEILLLGPGDKTTSGEHVGAIAVSNEVDGETVSVDVTKAGYGTVIEGLNVPPTPAFEFPAERIQEMISPLMVQEEKKEPQQDSAKSESARDTKAETRKADDGSKDTSRTAANKAPDGRDSSGSMASSTKAPADMRTTDMKAPETMDSTRMTDTTTDMKDSGTSSLGEMDMPETRADYTEDSFEGGLGGEEAFKMDSGDISKDYRASSDALDTSSSTRQIDQMTVDLEKDIRESSHDAANEDLRKQYMETSVQPSPTPSVSISI